CGGTTCTTTGCCATCTGTGCCTTTTCCTTCTTTGAATTGTCACTCTTCGTTTTGTATCCATTGTGAACCTCTAACTTTGCTCTCATTTCCTAGTTTTTCAATGAAAGTGAGAAGCCATGATTGTGCAAATGGTGAGCCGCAGGTTGTGAAGATAACAGTGTATGAGTATTTTACTAAACACTGTGGCATAGAACTCACCGACTCTGCATGTCTGCCTTGCCTTGATGTTGGCAATACTAAACAACCAATCTATCTGCCAATAGAGGTATGCTGAATTTTCTTACGCAACATTCTTATTTTTAGCTTGTGTTGCTTTAATCTTGTCTTACTTCCTATGCTTTTCCCTGTGTTGCAGCTTTGTACGCTTGTTCCGCTCCAGCGTTATGCAAAAGCTCTATTCCCAACTCTAAGAGCATCTTTGGTTGCAAGTTCTAGACAAAACCCTCAAGATAGAAAACGAACTGTGATTGATGTAAGTCTTCTTTTATCTGTATGCTATTTTTATGTGGCCTTAACTAATGTAAAAGCATTTGTATCATTTGGCAGGCTGTGAGAAACTACCGTTGCGATGATGATTCTTTGCTTTCTGCAAGTGGTGTTTCTATAGAAAGACAAATGATGCAAGTTGACAGTCGCGTACTTGAAACTCCAATGGTAaatctttctttttcttgttccgcACCCCATCTGTGATTCTCTCTGTgcatttaaattgataaaatgcATCTGCATGTAATACGCAGTTGAGGGTAGGAAACAAGGAAGACTTTTTCCCCAGGAATGGTCGGTGGAACTTCAATCACAAGGTACTGTGACTCTCTATTTTGGCTGAACTTTGCTGATTTTATATTTCATTTGTCATCTATTACGTCTAATGTTATTTAAATCTTCTCCAATTGCAGACTCTTTTCAAAACCACTTGCATTGATCGATGGGCTGTGGTTAACTTTTCTGCTCCCTGCTATACTGATAAAATCTTCCATGATCTCATAAGCTGTGGAAGGAGAATGGGCATAGTATGTTCTTGAATTACATTATTATTTTCAATCTTTACCTTTGTAAATTCTGTTTCTATGGCTCATATGCCTGTTCTATATATGCGTCCTTGAAGCAAATTGAAAGCCCACGTACCCCAATATGGGAGGACCCAAAATCTAGAGGAGACAAACCTCTTGATAGAGTAGAAAATATGTTTGAGATGCTGAACAGAGCTAAGCTTCTGAAAGATACCCAGTTTATTTTGTGCGTCTTGCCAGAGAAGAAATCTGacatttatggtatattaatcatCTGTCTCTGTATTACATTTCTTAGGGTAACTCATTGAAATTACTTGACAAATATGTTCCCTTGCACTCCCAGGACCATGGAAGAAGAAATGTCTTTGTGATTTTGGCATTGTTACACAGTGCATTTACCCATCCACGATTAATGATCGGTATCTTACCAATGTACTTCTTAAGATCAATTCTAAGGTATTTCTTGAAAATAGGACCATGAAGTATCTCTATTTGTTTATCCTTTAGATGAGACATTGAGTTAAAGTTGTGTCTTTTATTATAGCTTGGAGGAATTAATTCTCTGTTGGCAATTGAGGATTCCATGAAAATACCCCTCATAAAAGATACTCCTACAATGATTTTGGGCATGGGCGTGTCTCTTGGCTTTCCTGGCCGATCAGATATACCATCAGTAGCCGCGGTAAAATTTGAATTCTAATGAATTTTTTCATGCTCAGTATTGATAATGTTGCTATTTTCAGGTTGTCGGATCTCTATATTGGCCACATATTTCAAGGTATAGAGCTTCTGTAAGAGCTCAATCTCCTAAGGAGGAGATGATTGATGCTCTATACAACCCTTTAGCTAATGGGAAGGATGATGGTATGATGAGGTAATGTAGTAAATAGATTTCCATCACATTTGTCAGATTATCAACCTTTGAAGCCTTATTTACATCCTTGGATCCATTGAAATAATGGTTTCTGGTAACAGCAAAACTGTCTTTAATTTCATCAGATAGTCCCATAATCAATATTGTACATAAACATTGCAAAGAATTGTTGTTTTCCTGATTCTATCACTCATCTGAGTTGAGGAATTGTTCACTGTTGCAGGAAGCTGCTAGAGGACTTCTGTCACACAAGCAATGGAAACAAACCAAAGCACATTATTGTTTTCAGGTATCACTGCATTATGTTAATTATATTTTGACTTctaatttgtttattttttgGGAAATTTTCCAAATGTCTAGGTTCTAGAAAATTTGAGTGACACATGGATTGCTGCCAATTTGTTTATTTTCCATCATAGGGCAATGCCTTGGTGGGATAACAACACTTGGCAGTGGCCCTGAGAATGCCTCACCTATCAATATTCAATCGGTGCCTTTCATTCAAAATTCTCTTTGAAGGACCTGAAgaaagtaaatatgaggcttagaATTGTCATTCTTGATTGCGCATTTAACAATGAGATCTAATGTTGCACCTGTAAGCACAATTAATGGGTGCGAACAAGATTATTCTACTTGTTAaaattatctttttctttctatTTAAACTGTttaattatttgcattattaacaGCCAATTAGAACTTAATTATGGTAGATAAGATATATTTGGGATTTAtttgaatatacttgtttcctaCTGCTGGATTCTTTTGGTTGATGAACTTCGACTTGATGCTTTCAGGAATGGAGTGGCTGAGTCACAGTTCAGTAAGGTTTTGAACGTTGAAGTGGAGCAGATCCTAAAGGTTCTGCTACAGATTTGTGCCTATTGTAATACTGTACTTGTTCTTTTTGCTCCATTGTAAAGTTTGTGGGCTGCTGTAGGACCTGCTGATAAGGGGAGATATAAAATGAATTTTCCAATTGTTGTTATTTTCAAGTTGATGAACTTTCTTGTTTTACAGGCCTATCAGGATCATTTTAAAAGTGAGGTAGACATTCCCAAGTTCACGGTAATTGTTGCTCAGAAGGATCGCCACACTAAGCTATTTCAAGATATTAGCCCTGAAAATGTTCCTTCTGGTCAGTTAGTCTGCAGAgttgttttatttttatgttttttcatttctttgtttTTCATGATGCAATACCCCACAAAATTTCACAGGGACCGTTGTAGATACAGAGATTGTGCATCCCAGAAACTATGATTTTTACTTGTGCGCTCATGCAAGCATGACTGTAAGTATTCTGCCTCCTCTCTCTATCACACACACAGTGATGCTTGATCTGATACACCTGCGAGCATAACCTCGGTTTTCTT
This sequence is a window from Hevea brasiliensis isolate MT/VB/25A 57/8 chromosome 10, ASM3005281v1, whole genome shotgun sequence. Protein-coding genes within it:
- the LOC110664170 gene encoding protein argonaute 16-like; translation: MEEAGGSCPKPTKRSIIARPGFGSSGHPMPLLSNHFKVSVNVTDVVFYQYSVSITAEDNRVVDEKRKIIDRLCQTYSCELAAKSFAYDGEKTLYSLVRLPQSWMEFTVVPKESIAKRCNADGGRSFAVTCERSKRRLRSETFKVEIVYAAKIPLNSLALSLHGNETNNNTRDALRVLDSILKNRQSRWLPLRQTFFHDDPKNFTDVGGGVTGVRGYHSSFRTTQGGLSLNMDVTMTMFLTPGPVIDFLKANQNVQDPCCIDWVKAKSMLKNLRVKPRHRNKEYKIIGLSQKVCKEQYFSMKVRSHDCANGEPQVVKITVYEYFTKHCGIELTDSACLPCLDVGNTKQPIYLPIELCTLVPLQRYAKALFPTLRASLVASSRQNPQDRKRTVIDAVRNYRCDDDSLLSASGVSIERQMMQVDSRVLETPMLRVGNKEDFFPRNGRWNFNHKTLFKTTCIDRWAVVNFSAPCYTDKIFHDLISCGRRMGIQIESPRTPIWEDPKSRGDKPLDRVENMFEMLNRAKLLKDTQFILCVLPEKKSDIYGPWKKKCLCDFGIVTQCIYPSTINDRYLTNVLLKINSKLGGINSLLAIEDSMKIPLIKDTPTMILGMGVSLGFPGRSDIPSVAAVVGSLYWPHISRYRASVRAQSPKEEMIDALYNPLANGKDDGMMRKLLEDFCHTSNGNKPKHIIVFRNGVAESQFSKVLNVEVEQILKAYQDHFKSEVDIPKFTVIVAQKDRHTKLFQDISPENVPSGTVVDTEIVHPRNYDFYLCAHASMTGTSRPAHYHILLDEIGFSPDELQNLIHALSYVNQRSTTAIRTVAPLRYANLAARQMGQFMKFEDNLSEISSGQGPVPELPRLHENVASSMFFC